A single region of the Halorussus gelatinilyticus genome encodes:
- a CDS encoding alpha,alpha-trehalose-phosphate synthase (UDP-forming), with protein sequence MNTNTTGATAESAAETVAQLCDDRELVVVSNREPYSHAREDGEVSVDRPAGGLTAALDPVMQTAEGTWVAWGDGDADREVVGPDDAVAVPPEDPAYDLRRVWLTDEQVEGYYRGYSNQVLWPLCHLDTAKLTPREDFWSAYRETNADFADAILDSTADADRDPVVWFQDYHLALAPRRVREARSDAFLAHFWHIPWPSWDVFRACPQYEHLLDGLLANDLVGFHTDAYCRNFLDCVDAATDARVDRSSRSVSYRGRRTFVRALPLGIDAGRQAALAESDAATEWWAQFRETHGIDASETVAVGVERLDYTKGIEPRLRALERFWAENPEWCGNFTYVQKGTESRSGIPAYDALQDRVAAEVERINDRFGTDDWTPVVYTTDHLPEEGIAALYREADLGLVTPVRDGMNLVAKEFVAAQTRDPGVLVLSELAGATGQLGDEAVVVHPHDAAGFADRIGDALSLSRAESRRRAADLQREVHAEDVYDWLESTFETAAAIERGRRSVRTAGPRATDD encoded by the coding sequence ATGAACACGAACACGACAGGGGCGACGGCCGAATCGGCCGCCGAGACCGTCGCGCAACTCTGCGACGACCGCGAACTCGTCGTGGTATCGAACCGCGAACCGTACAGCCACGCCCGCGAGGACGGCGAGGTCTCTGTGGACCGACCGGCGGGCGGACTCACCGCCGCGCTCGACCCAGTGATGCAGACCGCCGAGGGGACCTGGGTCGCGTGGGGCGACGGCGACGCCGACCGCGAGGTCGTCGGTCCGGACGACGCCGTGGCGGTCCCGCCCGAGGACCCCGCCTACGACCTCCGACGCGTCTGGTTGACCGACGAGCAGGTCGAGGGCTACTACCGGGGGTACAGCAATCAGGTCCTCTGGCCGCTGTGTCACCTCGACACGGCCAAACTGACTCCGCGCGAGGACTTCTGGTCCGCGTACCGCGAGACCAACGCCGACTTCGCCGACGCGATTCTGGACTCGACCGCCGACGCGGACCGCGACCCCGTGGTCTGGTTTCAGGACTACCACCTCGCGCTCGCTCCCCGGCGGGTCCGCGAGGCGCGTTCCGACGCGTTCCTCGCGCACTTCTGGCACATCCCGTGGCCCTCGTGGGACGTGTTCCGGGCCTGTCCCCAGTACGAGCATCTGCTCGACGGCCTGCTCGCGAACGACCTCGTGGGCTTTCACACCGACGCGTACTGCCGGAACTTCCTCGACTGCGTGGACGCCGCGACCGACGCCCGCGTGGACCGCTCCAGTCGGAGCGTCTCCTACCGCGGCCGGCGCACCTTCGTCCGGGCGCTCCCGCTGGGTATCGACGCGGGCCGACAGGCCGCTCTCGCGGAGAGCGACGCCGCCACCGAGTGGTGGGCCCAGTTCCGCGAGACCCACGGCATCGACGCGAGCGAGACCGTCGCGGTCGGCGTCGAGCGCCTCGACTACACCAAGGGCATCGAACCGCGACTCCGCGCGCTCGAACGCTTCTGGGCCGAGAACCCCGAGTGGTGCGGGAACTTCACGTACGTCCAGAAGGGCACCGAGAGCAGGTCGGGCATCCCGGCCTACGACGCGCTGCAGGACCGCGTGGCCGCCGAAGTCGAGCGCATCAACGACCGGTTCGGCACCGACGACTGGACGCCCGTCGTCTACACGACCGACCACCTGCCCGAGGAGGGCATCGCGGCGCTCTACCGGGAGGCCGACCTCGGTCTCGTGACCCCGGTCCGCGACGGGATGAACCTCGTCGCCAAGGAGTTCGTCGCGGCCCAGACCCGCGACCCCGGCGTCCTCGTGCTGAGCGAACTCGCGGGCGCGACCGGCCAGTTGGGCGACGAGGCCGTCGTGGTCCACCCCCACGACGCCGCCGGGTTCGCCGACCGAATCGGCGACGCACTCTCGCTATCGCGCGCCGAAAGCCGCAGGCGCGCCGCCGACCTCCAGCGCGAGGTCCACGCCGAAGACGTGTACGACTGGTTGGAATCGACCTTCGAGACCGCGGCCGCCATCGAGCGCGGCCGTCGCTCGGTCCGGACGGCCGGGCCGCGAGCGACCGACGACTGA
- the otsB gene encoding trehalose-phosphatase, with protein sequence MSNATDSDDGTDEPDAETAPEAAPDADHEIPVPLRDNLHAIVEELVNHEGLLVALDFDGTLATIERRPDEAAIPDRTREAVAALADHPNVAVAVVSGRELADVRERVGLPDVSYAGNHGLEIQADEYEVHPTARDAEEDIARLCDLLRDELADVDGVIVENKGVTATVHHRLVDDESVPVVENAVEALVATRDDVRLTTGKDVLELRPAVEWDKGEAVRELYDELVPDGERWLPVYVGDDTTDEAAFSLLGEPGLGVKVGDDPGTEAPYRVADPESVRAVLTWLSDYGVGFLDADRRNVPVGTA encoded by the coding sequence ATGTCGAACGCCACAGACTCCGACGACGGAACCGACGAACCGGACGCCGAAACCGCGCCCGAGGCCGCGCCGGACGCCGACCACGAGATTCCGGTCCCGCTCCGCGACAACCTCCACGCCATCGTGGAGGAACTCGTGAATCACGAGGGCCTGCTGGTCGCGCTCGACTTCGACGGCACGCTCGCGACCATCGAGCGCCGCCCCGACGAGGCCGCGATTCCCGACCGAACCCGCGAGGCGGTCGCGGCGCTGGCCGACCACCCGAACGTCGCAGTCGCGGTCGTCAGCGGCCGGGAACTCGCCGACGTGCGCGAGCGGGTCGGTCTGCCCGACGTCTCCTACGCCGGGAACCACGGTCTCGAAATTCAGGCCGACGAGTACGAGGTCCACCCGACCGCCCGCGACGCCGAGGAGGACATCGCGCGCCTCTGTGACCTTCTCCGCGACGAACTCGCCGACGTGGACGGCGTCATCGTGGAGAACAAGGGCGTGACCGCGACGGTCCACCACCGACTCGTGGACGACGAGTCGGTCCCCGTGGTCGAGAACGCCGTCGAGGCGCTGGTCGCCACCCGCGACGACGTGCGCCTGACCACCGGCAAGGACGTGCTGGAACTCCGCCCCGCGGTCGAGTGGGACAAGGGCGAGGCCGTCAGGGAACTCTACGACGAACTCGTCCCCGACGGCGAGCGCTGGCTCCCGGTCTACGTCGGCGACGACACCACCGACGAGGCCGCGTTCAGTCTGCTGGGCGAGCCCGGTCTGGGCGTCAAGGTCGGCGACGACCCCGGCACGGAGGCCCCGTATCGCGTGGCCGACCCCGAGTCGGTCCGGGCCGTCCTGACGTGGCTGAGCGACTACGGCGTCGGGTTCCTCGACGCCGACCGCCGGAACGTGCCGGTCGGCACCGCGTGA
- a CDS encoding ABC transporter ATP-binding protein, with product MSLTDEEDDPFEEQREQAENPMKRLFLEYGSENTFAFVTGVVASVFARVLNLLPPVILGVAIDSLIGQQSNQIPYADALAGQLPFVSSGLVAAITPAGRTGQFWFSVGVVAAAFGVGAAFHWARNWGWNSFAQNIQHNIRTDTYDKMQRLNMDFFADKQTGEMMSILSNDVNRLERFLNDGMNSAFRLGVMVLAIAAFLFAINWQLALVAMVPVPLIAIFTYKFIQIIQPKYADVRTAVGNVNSRLENNLGGIQVIKTSNTESYESDRVEDVSNEYFDSNWGAIVTRIKFFPSLQILSGLGFALTFVVGGLWVFNGEGPWFFTGTLRPGEFVTFILFTQRFIWPMAQFGSIINMYQRAYASSSRIFGLMDEPSRIREEPDADDLVVEDGEVVYEDVTFGYDEEETIVNDISFDVGGGDTLALVGPTGAGKSTVLKLLLRMYDVDEGAIRIDGTDLRDVSLPSLRQAIGYVSQDTFMFYGTVKENIAYGTFDVDDDDIVEAAKAAEAHEFIQNLPEGYDTEVGERGVKLSGGQRQRISIARAVLKDPEILVLDEATSDVDTETEMLIQRSLDELTEDRTTFAIAHRLSTIKDADKIVVLEDGAIVERGSHDELLDEDGLYAHLWGVQAGEIDELPEEFIERAAKRTASVETDADD from the coding sequence ATGAGTCTCACTGACGAGGAAGACGACCCGTTCGAGGAACAACGGGAGCAGGCCGAGAACCCGATGAAACGGCTGTTCCTCGAATACGGGTCCGAGAACACGTTCGCGTTCGTCACGGGCGTCGTGGCGAGCGTCTTCGCGCGGGTGTTGAACCTCCTGCCGCCGGTCATCCTCGGTGTCGCCATCGACTCCCTAATCGGCCAGCAGTCGAACCAGATACCGTACGCGGATGCGCTGGCGGGCCAACTCCCGTTCGTATCGAGCGGATTGGTCGCAGCCATCACACCGGCAGGACGGACCGGCCAGTTCTGGTTCTCGGTCGGCGTCGTCGCGGCCGCGTTCGGCGTCGGCGCGGCGTTCCACTGGGCGCGAAACTGGGGCTGGAACTCCTTCGCCCAGAACATCCAGCACAACATCCGGACCGACACGTACGACAAGATGCAGCGGCTGAACATGGACTTCTTCGCCGACAAGCAGACCGGCGAGATGATGTCCATCCTGTCGAACGACGTGAACCGACTCGAGCGGTTCCTCAACGACGGGATGAACTCGGCGTTCCGACTGGGCGTGATGGTTCTGGCCATCGCGGCCTTCCTCTTCGCCATCAACTGGCAGTTGGCACTCGTGGCGATGGTGCCGGTGCCGCTCATCGCCATCTTCACCTACAAGTTCATCCAGATCATTCAGCCGAAGTACGCCGACGTTCGGACGGCGGTCGGCAACGTCAACTCCCGACTGGAGAACAACCTCGGCGGGATTCAGGTCATCAAGACGAGCAACACTGAGAGCTACGAGTCCGACCGAGTCGAGGACGTGTCCAACGAGTACTTCGACTCGAACTGGGGCGCTATCGTCACCCGAATCAAGTTCTTCCCCTCGCTCCAGATTCTCTCCGGACTCGGATTCGCGCTCACTTTCGTCGTCGGCGGTCTCTGGGTGTTCAACGGCGAGGGGCCGTGGTTCTTCACCGGAACCCTCCGACCCGGCGAGTTCGTCACGTTCATCCTGTTCACCCAGCGGTTCATCTGGCCGATGGCGCAGTTCGGCTCCATCATTAATATGTACCAACGCGCGTACGCGTCGAGTTCCCGAATCTTCGGACTGATGGACGAACCGAGTCGCATCCGGGAGGAACCCGACGCCGACGACCTCGTCGTCGAGGACGGCGAAGTCGTCTACGAGGACGTGACCTTCGGCTACGACGAGGAGGAGACCATCGTGAACGACATCTCCTTCGACGTGGGCGGCGGCGACACCCTCGCACTCGTCGGTCCCACCGGCGCGGGCAAGTCCACGGTCCTGAAGCTCCTGCTCCGGATGTACGACGTGGACGAGGGCGCCATCCGCATCGACGGCACCGACCTCCGCGACGTGAGCCTGCCGAGTCTCCGGCAGGCCATCGGCTACGTCAGCCAGGACACGTTCATGTTCTACGGCACGGTCAAGGAGAACATCGCCTACGGCACCTTCGACGTGGACGACGACGACATCGTGGAGGCCGCGAAGGCCGCGGAGGCCCACGAGTTCATTCAGAACCTGCCGGAGGGCTACGACACCGAGGTCGGCGAGCGCGGCGTGAAACTCTCGGGCGGCCAGCGCCAGCGCATCTCCATCGCCCGCGCGGTGCTGAAAGACCCCGAAATCCTCGTGCTGGACGAGGCGACCAGCGACGTGGACACCGAGACCGAGATGCTCATCCAGCGGAGTCTGGACGAACTCACCGAGGACCGGACCACGTTCGCCATCGCCCACCGGCTCTCGACCATCAAGGACGCCGACAAAATCGTCGTCCTCGAAGACGGTGCGATAGTCGAGCGCGGAAGCCACGACGAACTGCTGGACGAGGACGGACTCTACGCCCACCTCTGGGGCGTGCAGGCCGGCGAGATAGACGAACTACCCGAAGAGTTCATCGAGCGCGCGGCCAAGCGGACCGCCAGCGTCGAGACCGACGCGGACGACTGA
- a CDS encoding DUF7538 family protein, with translation MDERVEALAEQNGWQAEGFAARVHYQGGNDYYSIEFYAPSECVLYWKVKGDGETAVPVGRDTVPDPLRERIRQDLAEADVDPEVESQSL, from the coding sequence ATGGACGAACGAGTCGAGGCACTCGCCGAGCAGAACGGTTGGCAGGCCGAGGGGTTCGCGGCGCGAGTCCACTATCAGGGCGGGAACGACTACTACAGCATCGAGTTCTACGCGCCGAGCGAGTGCGTCCTCTACTGGAAGGTGAAAGGCGACGGCGAGACCGCTGTCCCGGTCGGCCGCGACACGGTGCCGGACCCCCTGCGCGAACGCATCCGGCAGGACTTGGCCGAGGCCGACGTGGACCCCGAGGTCGAGTCGCAGTCGCTGTAG